In Cicer arietinum cultivar CDC Frontier isolate Library 1 chromosome 7, Cicar.CDCFrontier_v2.0, whole genome shotgun sequence, the genomic window CCTTCTTTAGCTCCAGGTGATCTTACTGGTTTCAACCATTTCTAGGTTAAATGCATGCATGTTTTTTTACTCCGGCATCTGTAGTTTGGAGTCATATTTTTCAATCTGTTAGAAATAACTTATGGAATTTAAGCGGGTAAATGTGCATGTCAGTACATTATTTAAGTTGCTaatttaaataatgaataaagCTGAGGTCTTTCCTGTTTGGACTTTATATACAAAAACAGTCCTTTTTGTTTGTGTCATACACTCTGTTTCACATGTTGACTGTATAGAACATGGttcttgttgaagttgtgggattttagagaaaagttggaaagaaaataataagggtttgaatatttttgataataaatttatgctaacttgattacaaaagactcaatattaatctctatttatagagaaacatagactcaatcataaaaaagaacaaatcataataataataagatattataaaatatctctatgattataaattgatcttaaaaaataacttaagatactctaatataatataaaagataatatatgatattttttaatattctaaccgTTCTCATTCATTTCTATTACAGCTGTGCAACGGAAGCTGGATATGGCAAAAGAGGTGATGAGTTGTTCTCTCTGCTTTCTCTATTCCTGTTTTTATCTTGCTTTGGAATTAGTGCCCTGGCCCCCCAATCTGTTAGCCCAGGACAGTACCTATTTGGCACATGAcattaaaatacaaatcgtGTATTTTTTTTAGGCTTTACTTTGCTGGATGATTTGTTGTTCTCTATAAACTGGCTTTCTTAAATTCCATCATgctaataattttttcttattccCCTAAAGGATggaattaaaaataagaaatcgACGAAGACCACTCAACAATCAAAGTATCAACCACCAGGGAAAGCCAGCCCGAGTAAGCACTTTTGTCAATGTTCTtggtttattattattgtagttACTTTTATTGTGTGATAATCCAATAAAAGGAATGAACCTAAATGCTTATAGTGATCTTATAATAGTCATTGAGTCATTAAAACCAACATTATCATGCATAATCATTTCAAGTGGTTATTTTTCATTTACGATAAATATTTTGAACACAAGTTCCTGAAGCCGCAATGCAACTTTTCACTGCCAAAAGTGTGTTAGGTAGTTGCTTCAATACTCTAGAAATAAGCTTAATAGTCAAGTCTTTTGATTGGCAGCTTCTGTAAACAAGGTGAGGACTGCACGCGGGGTTTCAGAAACAGCTGACAAGCTGGCCAACATGTCAATTCCTACTAGAAGACATTCCTTCGGTCAAACTCGTCCACCTCCAATGAAGGCCGGAGTTAATTGGGTTTCTGAACCTGGAAACATCCTGCTCAGGTCCTCCCAGCAGATTCCAACCGGTAGACCTTTCACAAAAAAAGTTGCTGGATGAAGAATAATGACACAAGTATATGCTGACTTCGAAAATTCTTTGATGATCAATACTTTGAATGTTTGAGTACAATCTTTCCCGAGAGGATGCATGTTTGCACCTGTTCTGATTACTTGGGTGACGTTTAACATATTAGTCCTACTTTTGTTGCTGTTAAACACGTTTTTTCTAATGTATCTATGTATTCTGTGGCATTGATACACAAACTCCTGCTACAGTTATGCggatgttttttatttttgatgcaTTTCAATATTGTGGAATATTAAACAGATTGTGTTAAGACAGTTCCTATGCATTATGATATAGTAAACGGCGATGTTATAGTACGTAGGGTACCGGTAATTTCTGGAAAAGCTTAGTGTTCCACCATCATCAGCATTTTCACCACTGGCAGAGGTTCCAACACAATGAagtttaagttatttttttaacaaattttagaaGTATAGAATttcttacattttaaaaaatgagataTTTAATATACAATTCAACAAGTAGCTCATTGATTTGATCAGGTGATATATGAACCAAATTTGGAGGGAAAGTTAATAACTGCTACAATTTTATCacattgataattaatttagtttatttgAAGTAAAGTAAACAAATTATCCAATTAACATGGGAATTAAATTCAGAATAACTCCTGATGTTCAAGGACAGAAGCAATAGAGAGCAGCGAATATTAGATATAAAACTGTTATGGATGACCATTCTGTATATTGCCTAATTGCAATTCTTGCACATAAACCGTCCTACctattgtaatttgtaatgaCAATAAACAATATTTAAGGGCTGTTCAAGGTATATTCTACTACATCCTGCTTTAGTTGATAGCAAATAGAGTTTGTTAGAGATATTACAAAAAAACAGTTTTGAAGTTTACATGTCATTTTAAAAATCTTACGGTTACAGAGTTTAATGTACTAACGTTCTCCCTTTTTATGTTTTGCATACTAATGTTCTGAGTTAATATAGAACAAAGCAATTTGGTCTATACTAGgcaaacataataataaaacacagTTGTActtaagtgaaaaaaaaaataaacaaatcataataaattaatgtaacAGAAAAAAAAGCATCCCTTAAAAAAAGGAAAGCAAGACatgaaaataagaataaaaaaattagacatCCGAAACCAATAGCAAGTAATCTTTGGCAAAAATAGGGTGACCACAAAATAAAATCCCTGATTTGCACTATCATGTGATAGTGTAATTTTTAACAGTTCCATCCTTTGTGTCTCATTTTTCTGGCAGTTAGATTAACCGCAATCTCTAGGGAACAAAATTAAGGATTCGATTTTTGTAAGGAATAAGAGTTCATAGATATTGAGCTTGTATTCTTTCTCTGTTCTCTTCCCACCATGTTTTTGCATTTACCTCTCCAAATCTTTCCCGGCTGCAGCAAACATTAGTTGAGAATCAAAGTGTTAAATTAAACTCTTTTGAAATGAAATGAAAGTGAAGAGAAAAAAGAAGTATACCTGAATCTGACACGTCTAAGCTCTCTAGTACCATCAGCTAACTGTCTGATAGTAATGTAAACTCCAGGCTCATCTTGCTCTACCCATTCTGACTCCATTTCACTTGCATTGCTAATAGAAGGTTCATCCCTAGATGAGGTTGTTGCCCTTGATGGTTCCATTGATGACCCTGCTTGAAACTGTTGTCCCCCACCACCATGATCCATAGATGGTTTGTAGTGACTCCTTGGTGTCCAATCCTTTATTGATGCCATAGGACTTTCTCTTGCTGATGTTAATCTTGAGTATGTAGAATCTCTTTGCTGTCAAAaccaatcatatatatatatatatatattcatattataaataaattactttgaaaatattatcTTGGTGAGGTTGAGAAAAGTTTAGATTATTAATTACCTCATCGGCCTCAGACCTTGGAGGAGTATTGAGAGCTTGTCGATTAAATCTTTGGACGTTGTAAAGTTCCATTATTCTGTCGTAATTCTCTCCCCACCATTTTTGAGCTTGCCATTTATTGAACATCTCACGGCTTCAAATTCAAATGCTAACTATTGTCAGTCTTTTGCTcctacataatattaattacatttttaacaACTAAATAttcccacatattttttttttgtttattgttaGGTTCTAAgctatattataatttatgaaaatagcTTTAGTTAGACTTTACTTTTCATCCAACCGAACTATAGATTACACGAAGAGTGAAAGACAAAAACACAGTTTATACAAACGGCAAGCAAACGCAAAATAACAACAAACATTTATGATATACCTGAAGCGAATTCTCTTGAGATCATTTCCACCATTAGGAAGAGAAACAAAGGTAATGTGGACACCTGGTTCAACCTGTGCCATCCATTCCTTTGGTTCATCATCATCCTCTAAGACAACATCACATACTGATGCAGAATCACGTCCTCTAGGGGTACGGTCCCCTGTGTATCTTGCACCAGGGTAGTTAGATGAAGTGAAGTCCCATGCAGGTGTTGAACTTGAACTTGCACCTCCAATATAAGGGTATGGAACCCCTTCTGAGATTGTGTCAAAATCAGGATATGCTCTCTGTCCTTTCTTGTTGTAGCTACTTGATCCTCCTCCTGTGCATGGTTTGCATTGCTTGTATGCACCTGAAAACTTTAGTGCCATATCCTTTATCTgcatttaaacaaataaacacatcattacTACACATAACACAATATTGACACCTAATGTTGTGTATTGGACACCACACACATCTTTAATTTGaagtatatattatttgaccttttaattttaaagaatagAAAGCTAAATTAGCCTTATTTTGACAATATATTGATTACAAAATTATCATCGATATGTATATTCAAAGGATATTTTCAGCTTTATCTTAAGGCACCAACAAAAGATATATATAGACGTGACACATTGAATAATTCTAAAAGgatatttaaattaagtttaacaCATAACACAAGTTCCTCACCTTTTACAGTACAGGTGATTTTGGCTGTTTTATACCTTTACAAAGTAGGATTAAGGAGTAATTAATAGTATATTATGAATGTGTACGTCCAAGTGGATTTTGAGCACTATGGTACCTATTATTAGTGATATAATTTAATACTATCAAGTGGGTGTGGGGACAttttaaaatgatgtttttataTCTTAACAATGTGGCAATGGTTTCAAATATCAAAATACTAGAATGACATCTTCCTTTTCTTCTAACGATGTAGATCCACCTAATCATACTTTATCTTCAATTTATGTAGTCTAAACAATTATTcattatatgataaaaaaatatgggtACATGGACTTTCTAGAAGAAGCAAACATTAATTAGTAATTCATGATTATAAAAGTGCtaacaatatattatatatataagacacatttttaatacttttttataattaaaatttatgcaGATTCCACTAAATCATATGgatttcatttataaataaaatggtaGGACCTAAGTGAATTGAATTTCACATAAATATTGAGAGACTAAAACAGCAGAAGTACTATGTTTGTCCAATGGAGCACAAGAAAATAAGAGGGGGAAACCATGTCTGAAATTTTCTGaactataaattaaaagtaaatttggATGAAAACTAAATTGAGTCTAAGGTTTCAGGCATAGGTCATTTTCAAAGAAAATGCCTTTACAGCTGGACAAGTGAagatttttgtgtgtgttgagGATACACATTGATGACTACATAACCCTGAATGTGGAAAAACAATTATGTAAGAAACCTATATTACCCTTAGTGGCAAGTATTTCCTATATGGAAGAAATTCTATTGATTTCTAACCAATTGAATCTTGTCCAAATTTTCACTCAATTTAGTTTGTTTCCATTGTTATTATGTGCATTTAACTACTCTCAACCGATTAATTTAGATAGATATTGAAAAATGTCACATACTCTGATAGTAGTATTCTTTAatttaagattttatattcaaaaaGTGTTGAGTGATTTTGCAAAATTCATCGTTAATCTAAATATAGACTTAAAAGAGTTGAGTGTTCACTTTCAagcttaattaaattaatttgtatgtaACATTGGCATTACAAGCATGAAAATGAAGGTTAATTAATTACACACATAAAAAGTTAATAAGAAAGAGAATTAAGTTTAGTGGTCTAAAAaagcaaaaatattaaaaaatgtgaatATATACTTTACTGctgtaaaaaaattgtttaaattgtGTCCTTTTATTTAGCAATGGTAATAATagaaaacttttgaaaaacaTTATATCGACAAGAATTCAAGGATGGGCCACACTATGGATGAGAATATGGCAGAGCCCTTGTTTGATAAGAATCTTTCCTTAACATCAACTCAATTTACGAATATTGAACATGTTCCCACTACTGCTGAATATGGAACTCATTAGAATATATATTTGACTAAGACATTCATTCACAtttgctttttcttttcaaatcaATGTATTGGGTAATTGCATTAGTGGATTTGGAAAATTATTTGTTATCCTTTTAATTTGTATGATAATACAAAAGTAAAGTAAACAAACATGAGTGGAATAGTATAATAAAATTTGCATATTTAAAAGTGTCTAAAGGGTTATAATGTTCCCTTAATTGATGAAGTTGGGTGTATAATTTGTAACTATAAAGtacactacaaaaaaaataagtaacTAGAAAAGGATTGATTGGTTGATAACGAAGTATGAGAGACGTCACCTCAGGTCAGCAAAATTGCAACACCGCATGCTCTCATAAACATTTCACTATCAGACAACACCATATGGGACCCCCCAACCATGTACTATACttcaattcattttattttaaatcaaaatatctctatttttattatttgttaatcaaat contains:
- the LOC101499628 gene encoding protein BREVIS RADIX-like encodes the protein MFTCIACTKQTSDERDEEGGGRESGTPSTKEAVKSLTTQIKDMALKFSGAYKQCKPCTGGGSSSYNKKGQRAYPDFDTISEGVPYPYIGGASSSSTPAWDFTSSNYPGARYTGDRTPRGRDSASVCDVVLEDDDEPKEWMAQVEPGVHITFVSLPNGGNDLKRIRFSREMFNKWQAQKWWGENYDRIMELYNVQRFNRQALNTPPRSEADEQRDSTYSRLTSARESPMASIKDWTPRSHYKPSMDHGGGGQQFQAGSSMEPSRATTSSRDEPSISNASEMESEWVEQDEPGVYITIRQLADGTRELRRVRFSRERFGEVNAKTWWEENRERIQAQYL
- the LOC113787660 gene encoding uncharacterized protein, whose amino-acid sequence is MKLHPSLAPAVQRKLDMAKEDGIKNKKSTKTTQQSKYQPPGKASPTSVNKVRTARGVSETADKLANMSIPTRRHSFGQTRPPPMKAGVNWVSEPGNILLRSSQQIPTGRPFTKKVAG